ATCCTCTTTTGTTGATGAGAAAAGCCTGTCAAATGATTTATCTATATTTAGAAGGCTACTAAAGAAAATACTATTTGTAAATAAGTAATTAAGAGAAAGATACGTTACAGTAGCCACAACAACTACTGAAATTATCATATTTCTAACGTATTTATCCATTGAATATTTTCTCCTTTATAATATCATTATGAACTATCTTGATAATCTTTATGAATATTTTGCTTCCTACTCAAATTTTTTTCTTCTTGTATAGTATTACAACTGCAGTCACGGCAAGTGGTAACACTATGATGATTATATATACAAAGTATACAAGGGTTAATGGAGATAAGTGACTAAAAGAGTTTGATACATTTTGAAACTCACTAGTTGTATTATATGGATTTTCATAAACAAAGGTTCCAAACTGTACAAATGCACTCTTATTGTCTGCACTTTCAACTTTGATAATAGTGGGTCCAGTGGAACTAAAGGCATATGTTTGAGAAGAGGAACCGATCTGAGCTATACCGCTTGTCCTAAATAATTCAGTGTTATTCTGTAAGATTACAAAATTGTATGGCCACAAATGCATTCGAGTATTGGCGGGGTACTCAAAAAAATCCATTATAAAATGTATAGGCTCGTTTGTTATAATGGAAGTGGGAGTCCATGAAAGTCCAATCTCAACTTTACTATCATCTGTGAAGTTGTATAGAGGAAAATCGTTGATCTTCTTTTGAGATTCATCGACTGCATATGAAGGAATGTTCATGTTATTGTCTTGAACATGGATTATACCCTCCATCCATGGATGTATCGTACAAAAATAATGATATGTTCCTGACTGATTAAACTTGATCGAGGTAGTACCTTTTGGATCAAATAACCCACTATCAAATAAACCATCAGGTTCGCCTCTAGAATTTGATAATAAACTGTTTAATCCGCCACCAGTACCGCTAGTTACAGTATGAGGTTCCGTGTCATTGTTGGTCCATACTATAGTATCATTTACGTCCACAGAGATTTCTGTTGGGTCATACCATTGTTTGGGCGTTAGATTTGTTATATCTACTTCGGGATTCGCAGATCCTTTTGGGATTGTAACTATAGTTTGATTTGATCGTTGCGCTTGAGCAGATAAAAAAGATAATAATTCAATATTACTATAAACATAAAAAATACTATACAATAGCAAAAAAGTAAATAAGACTTTAAAAATCGTCAAATCATGTTACTTTAGATATTGTTATTTATATGTAGTTTAGATAAAGCAGATCGAGTTCCTTTTTCTACGCGTTTTTAGCTTTGTAATATATGGATAATTATTAATTGAAATCTGATTTAGCATTAGAGTAAGTATTATGGAAGAATAGATATCAAGTATCCTCAACTGTTATTCTCACAATATTCTTAATTTTGTCAATCATGATACATACTGATAACATTTTGAATTATACGAAGGATCGTTGGCTAAAATTGTGATATACGGTTCTGATTCATCTAGTTCACAGATGAGTGATATACCATTTTCCAAGATTGTGACTCCGTTCATGAAATTATATTCAGATTACGAACTAACTCAAAGATCATGTTCATTTCTCATCATCTAAAAAAGTTAGAGTATGCGACTATAATTAATCCAAATATTGGCGTCACATGAACTAATTAATCAAAGTAAAGGCATACATCACACTAAAAATTAAAGAAATAATACCTGCATTGAAATATGGTGATATCAGATATATTTCATATTCTATTGTTATGAACTTCTATAGTTGTACAACAATAGATATTAATTCTATAAGATATACTTTCAAACCATAATGCTATTAACCAAATGCAGTATTGCAGGAATTTCTATTATTTCTAGTGTAATAATAATTGGACTATATATTTTCTCTATGAATAGTAGTTTACTAACTTTAACCAATCCTTTAGTTGTTTATGCAATGACTAATGCTGCTTCTCATTCAGAACATATGTCAGAAATGAACCATGATCCATCCAATACGACGACTTCAGAAGAAGACAAAAAGAGATTTTGTGGAGATGACATTCCAAACTCTAACCTGTACGTTAGTGAATATACCCTCCCTATTCAGTGTAGCCAGCCTGTAGGAATAGCTGTGGATAAGGATAACAACATCTGGATAGCATCTGGAAAGTTAGGAAGTTTATTGGTTTTTAATACAAAAACCTTAGAATTTGACAAAATTATAAAAATACCAAACTGGCCAGAACAAAAAAGAATTATTGGATCTATGATATGGGAAATGAAATTTGATAAGAACGGTAATTTGTGGTTTACTGATGAACTTAGCAATTCAATTTGGAAGTATTTTACCAAGGATGGAAAGTTTGAGAATTACAGACTATTAGAGGAAGGCGGATATCCACAATCGATCTCATTTGATTCTGATGGCAATGTATGGTTTACACAATTTTTTGGGAAGAGACTCGGATTTATTGATCCGTCAAAGGTAATAACAAACACCACAGAAGGCATTTCAGAATTGGATATGTCCAAACAAATCGATTTTCAAACTATGGGACCTATTTCAAATGGTTTTGGATTTACCAATACCAATACCAATACCACTAACACAAATGAGACACTATGGTTTTCAACTGCTATCTTTCCAATGGGAGGACAGATTATCAAGTATGATATACCTTCAGAGTCTCTGACCATTCATGATGTGACATATACTCATAGTGTTCCCTTCAGTATAGCAGAGGATGAAAACGGTATGCTTTGGGCTAACAGTCATATTGCAAATCTTTTCTTCTCATTAGATCCCAATACAGGTGCGGTAAAACAGTATGCCACATCCAATCCTTCTGCCTCTGGTAATTTAACCACTTTGCCTTATTATAATGAATATAGAGATGGAAAAGTTTGGTTTAATGAACACTATGGAAATGCTATAGCATCCTATGATCCTGAAAATAAAACCCTGGTGGAATATTATGTTCCATCTCAAAATCCATTATGGGTTAATTCCTCAAATCCACTTAGGTTTACATTTGATAATAATGGTTCTGTGTGGTTTACAGAATGGACTGAAAATAAATTGGGAGTTATTACAAAAGACAGATTAGATCAGATACCTATAACATTGGGGGTATCGAAGAATAAATTAGTCTTAGATAGTAAAAACAACAAGAGTGATTCTATAGACATTTACATTCATGAAAATATTTTAAACGCTAGTAAGATTATAAATTCTACTACTGGTAATGAGGCTGCAAATAGTATAAACAAGTCTCTGAATATAACTATGGATGTAACATCTTCTATCGCTAAAAATGGAAAACTAACTAACCTTACTAGTAGTTTTAGTCAAGACAATATAACATCTGGAAAAAAACCAGCAGATGAAACCGGACCATCGCCACAATTAAACACGACATTAACGATTGCTCCAACAAAAGACGTGATTCCAGGAAACTACACATTGACAGTTAGTGCAAAACCGAATAAAGACATCACTGTCTCAAAAATTGTGGATATAGAAATTAAATGATAGGGTTGTTGTGATGATGTAAAACTACTATTATTCCGTAATAGCCTATATTTTACTTTCTGACAATGACGACATTTCCTATAATATTAGTTTTTGAGAATATGCTAAATAGTTATACGCTAGAATGATTCGATGTCTAAAGATATGTAATCCCTCTTATATTTTAGAATAAATATAAGATGATATTATAAACGAGTAAATTCCTTTTGCATAATAATACAACAGAGATAATAAAGAGTAATGTAAAAATCAGAAAATTAAAAATTGTATTGGTTTTGATTTCTACCTACCTTGTTATAGAAATCCTGGCTGGGTTCTATACAGGGAGTTTGGCACTACTAGCAGACGCTGGACACATGTTTACTGACACTTTTGGAATAGGTATTGCTTTGATAGCCGCCATATACAGCAGAAAGGAAGCGACTCCAGTTCATACCTTTGGCTTTTTTAGGACTGAAATATTAGCATCTCTTCTCAACAGTATAATATTATCGCTATTGTCTATTATCATAATCTATGAAGCTTATAGACGCATATTCGAGCCTGTAGATATTCAAAGTTTGCCTATGATCATAGTAGCTATGATTGGATTAATTGTAAATGTTACAGGAATGTATATTCTACGTGGAGAACACGTTCACGATCATGGAAGTAGGAATAAAATCAATGACAATAATATTAAAAAATCACTCTCCATAAAGGAGCACCCAGATAGATCAAGTGATCCTATACACAAGGAACATTCAGATCAAGAAGAAGATCTAAACATAAAAGGAGCACGTCTAGAGCTACTAAGTGATACTATCGGTTCTATTGGTGTTATAGGTGGAGGAATAGCGATTGCAATAACCAATATTACAATAATAGATCCTATTTTAAGTATTGGACTAGCAATATTCATTTTACCTCGGGTATGGGGTTTACTAAAGAAATCTGTACACATATTAATGGAAGGAGTACCGTCAAATATTTCGTACGAAGTAATTCAACAAGCATTACTCCAAACTAAAGGGGTTACAGGCGTATTCGATTTACATATTTGGACCATAACTTCTGGATATCATGCTTTAT
This Candidatus Nitrosocosmicus oleophilus DNA region includes the following protein-coding sequences:
- a CDS encoding cupredoxin domain-containing protein, which produces MTIFKVLFTFLLLYSIFYVYSNIELLSFLSAQAQRSNQTIVTIPKGSANPEVDITNLTPKQWYDPTEISVDVNDTIVWTNNDTEPHTVTSGTGGGLNSLLSNSRGEPDGLFDSGLFDPKGTTSIKFNQSGTYHYFCTIHPWMEGIIHVQDNNMNIPSYAVDESQKKINDFPLYNFTDDSKVEIGLSWTPTSIITNEPIHFIMDFFEYPANTRMHLWPYNFVILQNNTELFRTSGIAQIGSSSQTYAFSSTGPTIIKVESADNKSAFVQFGTFVYENPYNTTSEFQNVSNSFSHLSPLTLVYFVYIIIIVLPLAVTAVVILYKKKKI
- a CDS encoding cation diffusion facilitator family transporter; the protein is MHNNTTEIIKSNVKIRKLKIVLVLISTYLVIEILAGFYTGSLALLADAGHMFTDTFGIGIALIAAIYSRKEATPVHTFGFFRTEILASLLNSIILSLLSIIIIYEAYRRIFEPVDIQSLPMIIVAMIGLIVNVTGMYILRGEHVHDHGSRNKINDNNIKKSLSIKEHPDRSSDPIHKEHSDQEEDLNIKGARLELLSDTIGSIGVIGGGIAIAITNITIIDPILSIGLAIFILPRVWGLLKKSVHILMEGVPSNISYEVIQQALLQTKGVTGVFDLHIWTITSGYHALSAHIVVMDTSNSYQVLHDISSVLEKRFNIIHSTIQIEKFHPTDIDE